CGATCCCGTGATTGGAAATCGGATCCGATCGCGTAATTTTCAGAGGgtcaaaaatggatttaaaaaaagattgggtttttaaaaatgtattaatatctatgtTGAAGTATTAAATAATTGGCTGCCACTAACGGTGATAGATGTACAATCTAGGAGACAGTGATTGAACGAACGCGCGAAACaagatcactcaatgccagcctttACAATTGAAACAAATTTTATATCTAGAACTGTCGACAACCGTAAAAGACTTAAGggcaacaaacaacaaaatttaggtgtattttttttaaagacacatacagtactatactatatatttttcatttacacttgaaataaaataaaacttgcagaacaaagagaacATATAATTGAGGAAAATCCCAATCAACTCCTTTTCTCACATTGTCCTATGATTATTTAAGTTTATAATGAGAAATGACCAGTATTAAAGGCATTTGTTCACCACCTTATTTTGTACAGCACAAGTAATTAATATTGTTGCTAAAAACCCTCTTCAATGAGTTTAATGTTGGacagctttgttcaaattggggtAAAGAATCCATTTGGATGTCCTATTTCGGGATGGATTCGCATGCAAAAAGATGCCATGGCGACATCCCTAGTTTTAACATTGAAAAAGCCAGTCAGTGTGCCAGTCTCCTCCATTATTTGCTCACATCTTCTCAGTCTGCATTTCAGCCTGGTGTTATTGCCACTTGACTAAACGTGCAAAAACATTGGACGCCCAGTGGGAGCAGTAACATCTGATAGTACTGCCAGAACATCAACAGATAGTCATCTTTTACAAGTGTCGCGTTAAAATACACAGGTAAGAAAGAGATAATGGGCCTATAATCCTGATTGGCACTGGCTCAAGTGAAAATGGAGTAAAAATGCCTGATAAGATTAATGCCTGGCTggaaaattttaaattaaaaaaatacattaaaaacttGTGTTTTAAACCATCTCCACTTGCGTTAATTCTCCTGAAGTGCCCATTTTGGtacatttctttaaaatgcCTTAACTATTtcaacaaactgtttttttttttcaacttagtTGAGGTCAAACTTCACACATCATtctgaatttctttttttttttattcgcacttttttttcaacttaaTTGAGGTCAAACTGCACACATCATTCtgacatttaatatatttttaaatttgcacACTTTCTGTCTATTCAACTTAGTTGAGGTCAAACTTCACACATCAttctgaaattattatttttttaaatttgcattcttttttttcaacttaaTTGAGGTGAAACTGCACACATCATTCtgaaattttatatatttttaaatttgcacTTTCTGTTTCTTCAACTTAGTTGAAGTCAAACTGCACACATCATTCtgaaattgtatatatatattttttttaatttgcaccTTACCCTTTTTGTTGCGGCGACCCGCTTGTCGCCTCCAAACAACCAAtattgggcaaaaaaaaaactaagaagtTCCAAATATCctccaaataaaaaaaggaatgcgCTGTGGGTCTTTCAGCCGGACTGGTGAACAAAATCCAGGAgaggaagtaaaaataaatccaGACAGGTACACATGGTGAGTGTAGTGAGTTCCTCGAGGGGAGcctaagagagagagagaccaaaGTCGGACTGGACTGAGCCCGAGAAGGCGCACTCACACTCAAAAGTACTCCAGCCCACTTTTGATGTGGTTGCTGATGTCACACCTGCATTAGCATGAGAAAGCGCACAGCCGTGACCTGACCCGGGTGGGggtgtttttggggtgtgtgtgtgtgggtgggtgtgggaTTACTAGTCGCATCCATCCATCAGACTCTTGGATGCAGTACGCCACCATTGGGAAAAAGCATGTGTACTACTCCTCATTCTCTTAACtgcaaaaattcaaatatcATTGCATGAATAAAAGACTGATTCCAATCTCAATGTACTTTTGGGATCAGTGAAATTCACTCATGCATTGAATAGGTATTCATTAAGTTTTATAAAGtggaaaagttgaaaaaaactcacatttgggtggcagtgggtgcaggttttcattccaattgaacaaaatagcttttgcaagtgtaatcagttgattaaagtcaggtgctacttattttagaagacacatcattggttaaactgttggcactggatcggttggaacaaagaccaggacccattCTGCGGAATCGGCTTGGCACCCCTTTGGCCCTGGTCTGTTTAGGTAAACTagcgccatctagtgttaaagttGAGCAGTGCAACAGAACATAGCCAGAATTGAAGCTACTTGCacaggccatattcaatgatatttgcATCCAAAAAAAGTGGgcagcgggccgtagtttgggcAGCACTGTTGTAGGCAGATGTGTTTTACATTGCAGTCAACTGTGAATGGGCACAGATTGTGACATGTGTGGGTGTTGTGGCGCTTTCAGAAAGACTTTACACTCAGCCTCTTCATTCCTGAACTGAGGTCAACCCGCAAAgcctttgatttgatttttttttcctctcattcATCTCACCTTCTGAGTAACACAACAAGGGATGAAAACTTTGGAGAGACATGAGCTACATAAGACATTGGAGTGGAGAATTGTTCATGTGCACATTAGGTCAAAGCTTATTTAatgatgttgaaaaaaaaaggacaaaatgtgTCAGAATAACCCAGAATTTGACAATATTAAAAATCTGGTTTAGTCAACCATGTCATAGGGATAGTCCATGTCCAATTTGAAAGAGATCTGGGTatttctatacatttttttatgtaaaggAATATCTTCAATACAAAAGAATGACTTGAAAATAGCATTCACGGGATTTGGGGCAGCTGAATAGAGCTCTAGTAAAACATCTGACGATACATTTACATATCTGTATTATCTTTGGGAAAGGCAGCTTTTGTGTTGGAtatcaatcaattttgactgctCCGACTTCATGAAGTATCTAGTTTGGCGAGGTCACTAGAATTGATCGAGTTACAATTCCACCTAGCCTCAGAGCGCTTTGTTGTATTCCTGAGCCAATTATTGACTCTCCAACAGAAACACTTTAGAAAACACTTGCGCTGAGAAATCACATATTAACTCAACCACAATGGTAAGATTGAAGCCAAagaccaatgatttccataacAGGTGTGATCCCAGACACTTCACATTCCAACACCgcatggaaaaaaagagaaattttGGGTGCACTAACAAGATCGTTCTAAACTATGAGTACCCTTCAACTTCATAATTTAAACagacttttaaaaattattcaaGAGTTAAAGGATGGACTAAAAAGCTTCACGGTGCCACCTTGTGTCTAAATCTAGAGCACTAAGAAACGCAAAACAAACCACAAACTTGTTCTTTAGAcacttttattacttttttgacAAATATATATGCTTTTCCTATCAAGGAGACATTCTTTAAAAGCTAGGTTTACAGCAAATTCAGTTCTGCAACATGTCAGAaaatggggaagaaaaaaaaaaaatcaacagaacatGAACAATTAATTTCATTGCGTGCACAAATAAAGGAAAAGTGTGACATTTAAACGCCAAATAAAAAGTGGTACTGATGACACCCTGGGTCATTTTTGGTAACGAGGACATTGCTGTCATTGTTTTGAATGCCAATGGGAAAAGTTTTATGATACAATAATGAAATAACTGTTTTGCGTCAAGGCACAACAAGAATCCAGAACGTCAatgggacactttttttttgttttgttttttaaactcccGGTCCACCCCACTCGTTATGTTGGTCCCAACGGACAGTAGAGCTGTACAAACGACAGGGAAACTaaaagatatataaaaaaaaaaagaagaaaaactcgGTTAATAGACTTTCAACGCGAGGGGAATCCGTTCAATCAATAATATACAGAAGCAATGTTGATTTGAGAACTAGAGAATTGAGTCGTCTGGAGTACGGCCGGCCGGCGCCGTCTCTCCGTGTTCGGAAGACCTGCGTTTATTTTACAGAGGATGTAGGTCAGCGAGCCATCGCTTTTCCTGCTGTAGAAAGTCCTGTAAGCTTCGCTTTCCCTGCTTGAAGTTGCTCTCCCTTCTTGAAAACGGCAAAATGACCTGGAGTCGCAAGAGAGTTTCAATATTACTAAAACTTCGGATCTGCGAAATCTTCAGCGTGTCGAGAACGGTGGTCGGAAGGTAGCCCGCCATGGGGTCTAACCATTTCTCCTTCCACAACTTCATCTCATCTTGAAGCGAGGCCTCGTCCGGCAAGTCTTCCTTGTACAGACGCGGCGCCAGAGAGCCGAGGAGGCCGCTTTCCACTTTGGACATTGCGTAAGGCACGATCTCCAGACACCTGAACGTGTCCGTCACGTTTTCGGTGAAGAGGTCGCCGATTTCCGCTAGCGTGTGCTCGATAAACTTCCTGCTCAGAGCGTCTTTGTAAAGCTCGCTCAGAGGCTCCAGGAGCACCGAATGCAACAAGGGGAGGTGCAATTTGGACGCATGCGCAACGGCTTCCTCAAACCAGGCCTTGTGATGTGTATCGATGTCGCTTAGCAAATCCCTGAGAGAAGCGGTGAGATCTGGCAAACAATTCATACCGAGTAACATGTCCAAGGGCTTGCCCTGAAGACACTGGCTTAGTTTTTTAGTTTTGCCCAAGACGTGTCTCAGCACCACCAAGGAAAGGATGAACTCAAAGTTTCGGATGGAATCAAAGAAGAGCGCCGCTTGCTGGCGGTCTCCCGTACTTCCCCGATGTCTGAGCTCGTTCAGGCAGAGTAAGACGGCTTCGATAATCTCGACCATGACCTCGTACATGTCGTGACTCTTCTCCCAATTTTTCATCAGCATGTCCCTCAGCTCATTGCCCTTGGCCTCATTGTTGTGAAACACGCGGAGGATCATCTCTTCTAGCTTGTTCTGCCGATCGGCGTCCTGCGTGAGCCAGTGTAAGATGTTGGCGATCTGAACGGTCCTGTTGGCCCCCGCTTCGGTCGGGGAAGACTTTGCCAGCCAAACGTTGAGGGACAAACCGTAGCTGACCGTTCTTATTGCCTGAGGATATTTCTTGGCTACCGCTACGCTCACAGCTCTCATCTGAGCGCCGACCTCGCCGACACTCAGCGAGGCCTGTCCTCTACAATATGCCATGTTTAGGCCCCATTTTTCAGAGAGGGTGGTCTCGATGGCCTCCAAAAGGGCATTGCAGTCTTTTATGAAGGGGATGAACGCTAACGTTTCTTCACATTGGATATCTTCTTTGTTTAAGTACCTGACGCACAGAGGGACGTACGTTTCGCCCTCAATCTCGACAGTCTGTTCCGTGATGATTGTGAAAAACTGAGAATCCCACAGTTCTTTGATAATTTCTTCACGCAACAGCGGCTCGTAAAAAGACACGGGCTGCCTAGGTCCTTCGACCGTTTTCCTAACCGCTTCCGTTTCAGTAGATTTCTCCTCTGCGCTCGCGCACTGGTCAGATTCGACGGTAGCGTCGTGTACCATTTGTGTGCCCTGGTTCACCGGCTTTTCATCCACTCCTGGTgacaaatatgaaaatattactATTGTGAACCAAATCACATTTAACATCTGTACTGATGTTCACAAGTGGAAGCCATACACTCCCTTGCAAATCCGTATTAGTACTTTTACATTTGTTGCACGGGTGGATGAAAAAAGTCTTCATGCAATTCAaatcaaaagtcattttaatgcAGCATGCCAGCAGGTAGCGGGAGTGCTTTTCAGAACCTCAGTAAGAATCAGTAACCAAGGAAGCTGAGGCGAGGTCAAAATGGATAAAACACAGACTAGTAGTTTAGCGTGAtaactaaaactaaaaaacaGAGTAAAACTTTTTCTCTGATGAAAGATTGATGACTCTCTTGGGAGGTTCTGCTTTTTTGAAAATGACCAGTACTGAAAGGGATTgtgtttcatttaaactggcTGGGATGGAAGGAATTCAAATGGGTGCTAATACTTGCGTTTTATAATTCACTGGGATGCATTTACAAATAGGCTGTCTCTCGAGAAATTTGTTGGCACTTACCCAAGTCCAGGTTTAGCCCTCTAAGATTTTCGGTAACCTGCAAAGAGCACAACTTTGATTAGGTGACACGCTTGGTTACCGATTCAACAGTGCCTTAAAATACtttacaataaaaagaaaaggaaaaaagcaaGACCTGAACAACTAAGCTATGCTAACAGGATTCAAGTTCAATGCACAgtataaaaagattttttttagcaaaggaCAATTTTAATAGATGCTGAACATAGGGCTGTAAATAAAGTATTTTGATATTCACTGGATCAGAATGGAATCTTTGGATTAAAAAGCAACTTTTACCACTAAACATCAAAACAGAATTTAATTCaagagtacgggatgaatagagtttaatctaatctaaaagtaGCAGttgataaaatggaaaaacatgaattGTCGCATCATAAATGAAATCTCATGCCTGATTTGTGTCATTTCTGTAAATTACAATTTCTATTTATTGTTAagaattgtaaaatgtccagaCCTTACTGAGAAAGTGAGCATAGTTAAGCAATTTTTAATGGCGGCTAGACTGTgagaaaaaatagaaatgtggtctggcaatgagttaaacagAGTAAATTGTCCATCCTACCTGTGTAAGACAAGAACTGCTCTCTGGACATACTTCAATACATTTGGCAATGACTTCAGGCAGCCTCTGCAATGCTGTGTTGTGAGAGTGGAGCATCACGTGAGCGGTCCGGTTTCCTTTGCATACAGTGTTCTTTAAAGTATCTCTCATCGAATTCAAAGTGGACTTCATTAGGTCACACTCAATGCTGACACTGGGCAGCACCGCCACTAGCCGAAGCAGCAAGATAACCGTCGGGTGGTTCTTGGACTCCGGGTGGACTAACGTTTCAGCGACGGATGTCGGAGGAGCGACATCCTGGTCTTTGTCTCTCCAGACTGCAGCCCAAGCATTGATTTCTTGCTCAAGTGTATCTGGCTCTGGAAGATCCGGTAGGTATAAATTGAAAGGTTTCTCAGTTGATTGCGGAAGAACGGGTTGCGGATTGCAAGATGGCAGTAGAGACAAGATTGACAGTGCTTTCAAGTGGTTGTCTGAGAAGTTGTACTTCATTTCATCAATCAGACCCTTCAGGAGGGGAATACTTAGACTTTCTCTGTAATACTCCTCCGGAGATTCATAGCCACTGCTCTCCTCAGTGAAGTAGACTTGATGAGGGGCTACCTTGGACGCTAGCTGAAACGCCGTTTCAAACCAAGTCAGGTGTACGGTGTTGACGTTGTTCAGCATTTTGCGGAGAGTTTCTATGATGGCGGGGATCTTTTCCACTTCGCAAAGAATGTCAGCGGGGTTTCCGCAACGGAAGACGGTGCTACAGTTGCGAAGGGGAGCGCAAGCGTTCTTCAGGATCACCAGCGCGACAATGAAATCCATATTCCTCATAGCGGCAGCGATAACTTGAGCATGCATCGACACGGAGCCTTCGGCATCGCAAGAGATCGCATCGAGGCAACCGAGAATGCCCTCTAAAGTGTCAGCGAGAATGTCAAAGAAGTcttctctcttcctccatcttgTACAGCACGTTTCTGGAATTTCATCCAGGGCCTCCCTCGGCATATCCAACAGTCCGTCGAGAGCCTGCGCCAACTGTTCTTCGAGACGAGGCGCTCCGTCGAAGAATAGTAGCAAATCTTCCGTAATAGCCAGCATTTTGACTACAGAAGCACAAGAAACACCCCTTGCGAGCCAATATGCCAAACCACAGGACTCACTTGGCGTTACAGTACAGAGTGGATAGTTCTTGAGCAAGTCCAAGGACATTTTCTTCAGGCTTTGGTATTCTGAACCCAGGTGCATAAGTGCCTGTCCTCGACAGTGTACCATTGGCAAGCCCCAGGATTCTGTTAGAATTTTGGTAAGCTTACTTGCTTGGACGTTAACGTCACAGTCTTTGTCATAGGGCAAGTAACCCAGAAGCTCTACTTTTGGAATGGATTCTCGGACATACCTGACAAAAACAGGTAGGTGAGTCTCGTCAGCGATCTTTACAGGTTTGTCTGTTATAAGGGAGAAAAATGGAGATTCCTGGATCTCGCTCAGTAGGACTTCCCTGATTGCCTCTGTGAACAATGTGACCAGTTCTGCTTCGCTCATGGGCAGTGTACATCTGTTCTCTTCCTTGACCCAATGGCACATGTTGAGCTCCTGTGTGAAGTAGTCTCTTTGCTCTTCAGAGAGATCTACAatactggtgttttttttacccaagaTTGCAGCCTGTTTGAATATTGTCAACAGACATTGACGGTTATCTCCAAGCTGTCCATTCTCATCTACTGGCTTTGTGTGCTGCGGCTCTTCCCTCATCTCAAAACATGGCTGAATTTCTGACTCATCACATTCCATCTTCAAAGAGGTGTCAactacaagaaaaaaagcacaacaaatttgcaaagaaataaatataGAGTACATACTATCATGTCGGGGCAATCAAGTTATGGATTTagttgcctttaaaaaaacaacaacaacaaccttacCTTCCATATTTTCAGAGTTTCTGATTAAACTTTTGGATTCCTTATCCTGCGGAAAGATTAAATGTCAGAATCTATTCAAATCACATACAGTAAACGACGCAATTCCCATTTACGGCAACGGCGGCTGTTTGAATAAACCTGTGCCGTTCCGTTTAGCAAATGCACTCACCAAACAGATACCCTCCAAGGCTTGCGGAGTGACCTTCAAACACTGGTTCACCATCCGGTCAAGATCTCTGTTGAAATCAGTGCTTACTTGTAGCACAGCCAAGCACAGGGACCTGTCTTTAGGATTGGTGTTCCTCAGATACTCTTGGAACTTGTGGTGGCGCATTACAACGCCACAGTCCTCAAGGGCTGTGCTAGGCAGTACAGACATAATCCTGAGGAGCGCATTGATGTTGCCAAAGTACTGCATGAGCGGCAGGCGCAGTGTGTCAAATATTGAATTTGGGATAGTCACTGAGGCAACTTTAGTCTTCCAAGTTACTCTCCAACAGCAAAGTTCCGTGGAGAAGTTGTCGGCATCGGGAAGATCGCTGCTGTACAGAGGTGGCTTTGATTTCAGGCTCTCAAACATGTAACTGACCGTAACCAAGCAAGGAACCAGAGAGAGGAAATTGAGAGCTTCTTTGTGATCTTCTGAGAAATGATCCTTGACAGCGTTGATGAGGTTATCCACTAAGGGCACGCTCAAGCCGTCTTTATAAAAACCAACAGGCTTTATTAAGCTGTCCTTTGGCAAAGAGTTTTCAGGCACTTCTATGGGCACTCCTAGACTTTGTGCAATCGCGCACGCCTCATCGAACCAGTTCTGGtggaatattttcaaatttgtcTTTACTCGGTTCAAGGTGGCCACAATTCCTGTGATTTGACATAGCTGAAAGGCTGCATTGAAATGGTCCCTCTGAAGACCGGCGCTCAGCTCTCTGGTAAAAGACGAGGTGTTCTTTAAGACAACGAGAGCGATGATGAATTCAAATTGCTTCAATTTGTTCAGGAGTTCTTCAGCTTGCTCGGATACGTCAGCTTTCCACCGCTGCGGGTTGGTCTTCACCTTTTCCAGACACTCGGCGAGGGGCTCCAGCATCTGCACAAACACCTCGTAGGAATCGTGCAGTTCTTGCCAATGAGAACAGTACATGCCCTGCAATTCCTGGACCTTTTCGTAGCTCTCCCGAAGACCGTAGGCAATCACGTGATCTAGCTGCTTTTCTAGAGCTGTCCTCCTGGCAAAAAAGAGCACCACCTCTTCAAATGTGTCAAGCGCTCTTTTAACAATGGACACCGGGATGGATTTTGACCACCACGTGTTGAACGAGTAGCAAGAGCAATGGGTGCTAATGGCCAGGGGATATTTCTCCTGCACTTTGCAAGCGAAAGCCTTCAGTTTGTAAGAAACGTCACCAGATCCGAGGTAGGCCTGACCTCTGCAGTTGGTCAAATCCAGACGCCACTCTTCCGTCACCGTTTCCATCAGACGACGCACCATTGTGTCGCAATCCAGATCCGCTTCTAGGAAGCCCAGCAACTCCATTCGCATGACGTCGGCACTGTCCACAAACCTTAGGAAGAGCGGGAGGTAGTCCTTCTCCCCCATCTTAACCACACGGTCGATGAACAGCGAAAAGAAGGAACTCCCGACTTCCTTGAGGATTCCTTCTTTGACTGCGCCTTCGCACACGGTAAGTACTTCTTTCATTTCAGACTTGGTGACATACTCGGCTTCTCCATCTTGAGCGGGAGAAACCTCGCTTTGTTTCCAGCTTTGGCTGTTAAACGCCGCCGTCACAGACGCTTGCAGCGCCGACTTCAGAGCTTCTCTGTCCGTCTCGGCACACTTCATCTCAACGAGACTCTCGGTATCAATTTCCTGGTTCATTGGCTGTGGTTCGCCTTCAACGGTTTCTTTTTCAGCATGGTTTCCTTGGCTTGCCACTGTGATCAAATGGacgcaaaaaaacaaattcaataaCAAAGTCTGTACAGCAAGTCTATGCCCGCCACTAACTGTGAAAGAGTAAAATGCTGTGGGTACAACAAAATTTAAAGAAAGTTGTCAGTGGCCATTGTTTAGCTAAAGTGCTGTAAAATTGTAGCTTACTAAGCTTAAGGAAGCTTACATAAGCACAGTTTTACTGTTGAtcaaaaaaaagtgtcaatatAATTCTTTGCTTGAACAAATTAAATGCATacctatcttttttaaattgttttccatATGTGTGGGTTGGTGAACATAGTGCatagtaaacaaataaataaagtttttaATGGGGAGAGTGCAACTATTACCAATCGACCATTTGCACGCTGTTGTTACCTTTGGATGGGTTATCTTTAATCTCTTCATCCTGTAAaatatgcacacacaaaaaatgtaaatattattaaACCATTGATATAATGGGGCAATTCTCATCCAAAAATACTGATGGACTCACAGCCTGTAACATCTGCAGAATGTCCGGATGCTTCTGGATGTAGGAATCTACCATTTGCTCAACATTAATATG
The nucleotide sequence above comes from Stigmatopora argus isolate UIUO_Sarg chromosome 22, RoL_Sarg_1.0, whole genome shotgun sequence. Encoded proteins:
- the LOC144068143 gene encoding uncharacterized protein LOC144068143 isoform X1, translating into MSNCCAAANCDYQQEDPDKTTPLFSFPLDPERCKTWLTNCCRQDLASQPPQELHKLYKLCAKHFEPSSICQQSASECVLNDDAIPTIFDAAVPPNNESTCNRKRAASPVEEEPSVKKTKENIETPKDTEAKDISDIDLTVPEQEDNQAQKNVSGTKAKDTLNAYFKEILALTGFSINGSNINTNESTGGSRAQVSLKNICVEKIDKKEILQFSESLMREEIQISLRHARFFSILLQDVTAIEGKEQIPIFIRSVTEDGFPQKHLVGFLPCDLDADNLFHHLVLELRHKWNLRMEHCRGLSYLVTGGMCQPLRDLTCKILLEFPQVVLSPSDPYAFNIWIIRCMPVPSIQDIVDTVEEVALLLRNTPQLYKRLEGKIQMTYSHVKGEVERIKAIISANWECGTDAFQTMLDILEPFLNCINEMISKVDEDTAEQMAKLKPLLRNFNFIMTLVVLKNTLCCVSILNSSLKGIISMSTTMQYTISNALKLVSKYQQDIAIFTRKWFSDAVGRAKKLGVEVIKPEIEHGDVNDTPLEDFYRETLARPILQYLVAEVKRIFSTEMVRILRWLSLVPSYMADHNFSIRRDKVADANLNNLARPDTFYEELGCWEVKWRHASKRRILPTTVFATLKIPDIGFYPNVQSLLRVLGTVPCVNAESDVYGQYHMVLERCHAYLKDTPEDQRQSSSAYVYVNQDVHINVEQMVDSYIQKHPDILQMLQADEEIKDNPSKVASQGNHAEKETVEGEPQPMNQEIDTESLVEMKCAETDREALKSALQASVTAAFNSQSWKQSEVSPAQDGEAEYVTKSEMKEVLTVCEGAVKEGILKEVGSSFFSLFIDRVVKMGEKDYLPLFLRFVDSADVMRMELLGFLEADLDCDTMVRRLMETVTEEWRLDLTNCRGQAYLGSGDVSYKLKAFACKVQEKYPLAISTHCSCYSFNTWWSKSIPVSIVKRALDTFEEVVLFFARRTALEKQLDHVIAYGLRESYEKVQELQGMYCSHWQELHDSYEVFVQMLEPLAECLEKVKTNPQRWKADVSEQAEELLNKLKQFEFIIALVVLKNTSSFTRELSAGLQRDHFNAAFQLCQITGIVATLNRVKTNLKIFHQNWFDEACAIAQSLGVPIEVPENSLPKDSLIKPVGFYKDGLSVPLVDNLINAVKDHFSEDHKEALNFLSLVPCLVTVSYMFESLKSKPPLYSSDLPDADNFSTELCCWRVTWKTKVASVTIPNSIFDTLRLPLMQYFGNINALLRIMSVLPSTALEDCGVVMRHHKFQEYLRNTNPKDRSLCLAVLQVSTDFNRDLDRMVNQCLKVTPQALEGICLDKESKSLIRNSENMEVDTSLKMECDESEIQPCFEMREEPQHTKPVDENGQLGDNRQCLLTIFKQAAILGKKNTSIVDLSEEQRDYFTQELNMCHWVKEENRCTLPMSEAELVTLFTEAIREVLLSEIQESPFFSLITDKPVKIADETHLPVFVRYVRESIPKVELLGYLPYDKDCDVNVQASKLTKILTESWGLPMVHCRGQALMHLGSEYQSLKKMSLDLLKNYPLCTVTPSESCGLAYWLARGVSCASVVKMLAITEDLLLFFDGAPRLEEQLAQALDGLLDMPREALDEIPETCCTRWRKREDFFDILADTLEGILGCLDAISCDAEGSVSMHAQVIAAAMRNMDFIVALVILKNACAPLRNCSTVFRCGNPADILCEVEKIPAIIETLRKMLNNVNTVHLTWFETAFQLASKVAPHQVYFTEESSGYESPEEYYRESLSIPLLKGLIDEMKYNFSDNHLKALSILSLLPSCNPQPVLPQSTEKPFNLYLPDLPEPDTLEQEINAWAAVWRDKDQDVAPPTSVAETLVHPESKNHPTVILLLRLVAVLPSVSIECDLMKSTLNSMRDTLKNTVCKGNRTAHVMLHSHNTALQRLPEVIAKCIEVCPESSSCLTQVTENLRGLNLDLGVDEKPVNQGTQMVHDATVESDQCASAEEKSTETEAVRKTVEGPRQPVSFYEPLLREEIIKELWDSQFFTIITEQTVEIEGETYVPLCVRYLNKEDIQCEETLAFIPFIKDCNALLEAIETTLSEKWGLNMAYCRGQASLSVGEVGAQMRAVSVAVAKKYPQAIRTVSYGLSLNVWLAKSSPTEAGANRTVQIANILHWLTQDADRQNKLEEMILRVFHNNEAKGNELRDMLMKNWEKSHDMYEVMVEIIEAVLLCLNELRHRGSTGDRQQAALFFDSIRNFEFILSLVVLRHVLGKTKKLSQCLQGKPLDMLLGMNCLPDLTASLRDLLSDIDTHHKAWFEEAVAHASKLHLPLLHSVLLEPLSELYKDALSRKFIEHTLAEIGDLFTENVTDTFRCLEIVPYAMSKVESGLLGSLAPRLYKEDLPDEASLQDEMKLWKEKWLDPMAGYLPTTVLDTLKISQIRSFSNIETLLRLQVILPFSRRESNFKQGKRSLQDFLQQEKRWLADLHPL